CGGCGATGGAGATGGTGGAGGTGTTGGAGCCGATGATGGCGTCCGGGCTGGCGGCGGCGCTGATGCGGGCCAGGGTCTGGTGCTTGATGGCGATGACTTCGGGGACGGCTTCTTCGATGAAATCCGCGTCCGCCACGGCCTCCTCGATGTCCTTGGCAGCCCAGAGGTTCTGCTTCAGGATTTCGGTGGAACCCTCCGGGAACAGGCCGTCGGCCACGAACTGGTCCGATTCTGCGAGGAGGCGTTCATAGTTGCTTTGGGCCACCTCGGCCGACACGTCCGCGAGTGCCACGCGTGCCCCGCCGAGGGCCAGGACCTGGGCGATCCCGCCGCCCATGTAGCCGGACCCGACGACGGCGATCTTCCGGCCGCCGTTTGTGTCCGCTGTGGTGGGTGTGTGTGCTGTTTCGCTCATGTTCAGACTGCCTTTGTGTAATCGGGTTCGTAGGAGCAGATGGCGTCCACCTTGGCGGCGGAGGCTGAGGTCTCGTCGAAACGGTAGTCGAGCCATTCGCCTACCAGTTTCTTGGCCAGTTCAAGGCCGATGACGCGCTGGCCCATGGTGAGGACCTGGGCGTTGTTGCTCAGGACGGACCGTTCGACGGAGTATCCGTCGTGGGCGGTCACAGCACGGATGCCCGGGACCTTGTTGGCGGCGATCGCTACGCCCAGCCCGGTGCCGCAGATCAGCAGGGCACGGTCCGCCTCGCCCTCGGCCACTTTCCGGGCGGCGTCGACGGCGACATGCGGGTACGCTGTCGTGTCGTTCGCACTGACGCCCACGTCCACTACGGACGCTACACGGGCGTCTGCCTGCAGCAGCGCCTTCAGCGCCTCCTTGTATTCGACGCCGGCTTCATCGTTGCCGATGACAATGCGCCACAGTTGGTTCGTGGTCATGCTGGGACTCCGTTTCCGGCCGCTGCGGCCAGGTCTGAATCGACGGTCAGTTGTGAATCGATGTAGTGCGAGATCCGGGCGGCGATCAGTCCGAAGGAAACAGCACCGGGATCCGGGTGGCCGAGGCTCTTTTCCGCCAGCGGACGTGCCCTGCCCTTCAGCGGCCGCAGCCCGGCCGTCCGCGCTGCCGCGGACTCAGCTGCCGCAGCGGCTGCCGCCAATGCCTTATCGACGGGAGCGCCGCCGTCGAGCTCTGCCAGGAATGCGTCCCGGAACGGAAGGAGGGCGTCCACCATGGTCTTGTCCCCGGCGTCGGCCTTGCCCAGGTCGGTGATTGCTCCGGCGAAGGCGTTGACTGCGGCGGCGGCGTCGGAGGCGCCGTAGATTTCCTTGTTGCCAAGCGCGTGGCCGGCTGCGATAACCGCAGAGCCCCACAGCGCGCCCGATGTACCGCCTGCGCGTTCGCTCCAGGCCTCCCCCGCAGCAGCCAGGATGCGGGCGACCGATGAACCGGACGCAGCTTCGGCTGCCGCGGCTGCGGCCTCCACGCCGCGCCGCATGCCGATTCCGTGGTCGCCGTCGCCTGCGATCGCATCCAGCTTGCCGAGTTCCTTTTCATGCTCGACGACGACGTCCCGCACCTGGGCGAGGACCGCCGCTGCCTGCCGGCCAAGTTCTGCCGCAGCAGGGGCGGGCTGTTCCACCTCGGCCGTTCCGGCGTCGTCCATCTCCGCCTTGGCGCGGGGTGCGCGGGCTGACATGCTCCCCTTGCGGAAGGCCGGGGTGTCGGCCGGGGCTGCCCAATAGCGCTCCAGTTCGTCGTCCAGCCACAGCAGGGTGAGGGAGAGGCCGGACATGTCCAGGCTGGTGACCAGCTCGCCGCACTCCGGTTCAACTACAGTCAGGCCGGCGGCGGTGAGGAGCTGTTCGATCTTGCCGAACAGCAGGAACAACTCGTCGTACTTGACTGTCCCCAGGCCGTTGACGATTGCCACCACGCGGCCGCCGGCATCTTCCGGTTTGTCGTTGAGCAGCTTCGAGACCAGGAGTTCGGCGAGCTCCGAGGCCGTGGGCATGGGGTGCTCAGAGATTCCGGGCTCGCCGTGGATCCCCAGGCCCAGCGACATCTGGCCGGACGGGACATGGAACAGCGGATCACTCGCGCCGGGAAGCGTGCAGCCGTCAAACGCCACGCCAAGTGAGCGCGTGCGGTGGTTGGCCTTGATGGCCAGCCGCTCGACGTCGTCAAGGTTCAGGCCGGCTTCGGCCGCAGCGCCCGCGACCTTGAAGACCGTCAGGTCCCCGGCGATGCCGCGGCGCTTCTCAAGCTGGTCGATGGGTGCGCTGGCAATGTCATCGGTCACGGTGACCGTCCGCGTCTCGATGCCCTCCGCGTTGAGCCGGAGCTGGGCCTGGCCAAAATGCAGGACATCGCCGGCGTAGTTGCCGTAGCTGAGCAGCACCCCGCCACCGGCGCTGGCTGCCTTGGCCACGCGGTACACCTGTCCGGCCGCGGGCGAGGCGAACATGTTGCCGCAGGCGGACCCGGCGGCGAGGCCGGGGCCAACGAGGCCTGCGAACGCGGGATAGTGTCCGGAGCCGCCCCCGACCACCAGGGCAACCTGGCCGGCCGGCATCTCAGTGGAGCGGACCACGCCGCCGTCGACCCGGACCACGTACCCGCGGTTGGCCGCCACGAAGCCGTCCAGTGCCTCATCCGCGAAGTCAGCGGGGTTGTCAAAAATCTGAGTCATGGTTCCTCGTTGAATCCTTGTTGGTAATTTCGTATCCGGGCTCGATCACCGGTTTCAATCACACACTGGTGAGCTCAACGGCGGTGGGCTGCTGCCGCCCCTGGGCCACCTGGCTCTTGCCGAGCGCGTAGCCGTCCGTCTTGGGGAGCACATGGCGGCGCAGGTATTCCTGGTTGCTGGCTGTCACGCTGAGGCCGTCACCGCCGTAGTGCTCCGTGCAGAGGATGCCCTGGAAGCCAACGGACAGGGCAAGTTTGAACGCCTCACGGTAGTTGATGAGGCCGCTTTCCATCGGGGCCGGCATGGTGACATACATGTCGCGGGCCACGTCCTCGTCCCGGATGTAGTTCTTCATGTGCCAGTAGTTGGAGTAGGGCAGGGTCTTCGCCACCATCTCACGCCAGTCCTCGATGGGCCGGTGGAGCCGGATCAGGTTACCGAGATCGGGATTAAGTCCAACGTTTGCCAGCCCGATGTCCTGCACGAGCCGCACAGACGAATCCGCGGAGCCAAGGTAGGTGTCCTCGTACATCTCGAGCGACAGGAGGACGCCCACCTCGGCGGCGTGCCGGCCCAGCTCGCGCAGGCGGGAGACTGCATGATCCCACGCTTCCTTGTCCCCGGCCGGATCCTTGTAGCCTTCAACCGTCCAGAACCAGAGCTGCTTTTGCTGCTCGGCCGTGATGGCCTGGTGGAGCCCGAATGACACAACCTCACAGCCCAGTTCCGCAGCGGCGTCGATGGTGCGGTGGCTGTAGGCAAGGTTGGCTTCCCAGTTGCCTTCCTCGATGACGCTGCGGCGGATTGCGGAGATGACCGGCAGGCCGATGCCCACCTCTTCGGCTGTCTGCTTGAACTCGGCAAGTCGTTCCCTGCCCAGGTCGCCAGGGCGGACCCAGCTGTCAGTGAGGTCTGCGTTCGCGAAGCCTGCCTCCTTGACCTCCGTCAGGACTTCTGCCCAGAGGGAAGCATCGGCCTCATTGACATGTACTCCTGATGCGTCCATGGAGGGGAACTGCAGCAACGCTGCCGTGATGGGCCAGTTACCTGCTGTATAGCTCAAGTGCTTGCTCGTTTCCTAGATCGTCTTTCCTATAGGATTTACTATCCAGCAAATGTTGTCAAGATCACGCCTGATGCAGGAGGGTTCTTAGTGTGGTTTAGCTTTCCGGAGCGGCAGCGATCGCCCTGGAGCGGACGTGTTGAATGTGTGCCGCCATGGCCGCTTCTGCTTTCCCGGGATGACCGGCGGAAAT
This genomic interval from Arthrobacter sp. SLBN-100 contains the following:
- a CDS encoding ribose-5-phosphate isomerase, which translates into the protein MTTNQLWRIVIGNDEAGVEYKEALKALLQADARVASVVDVGVSANDTTAYPHVAVDAARKVAEGEADRALLICGTGLGVAIAANKVPGIRAVTAHDGYSVERSVLSNNAQVLTMGQRVIGLELAKKLVGEWLDYRFDETSASAAKVDAICSYEPDYTKAV
- the dhaL gene encoding dihydroxyacetone kinase subunit DhaL, producing the protein MTQIFDNPADFADEALDGFVAANRGYVVRVDGGVVRSTEMPAGQVALVVGGGSGHYPAFAGLVGPGLAAGSACGNMFASPAAGQVYRVAKAASAGGGVLLSYGNYAGDVLHFGQAQLRLNAEGIETRTVTVTDDIASAPIDQLEKRRGIAGDLTVFKVAGAAAEAGLNLDDVERLAIKANHRTRSLGVAFDGCTLPGASDPLFHVPSGQMSLGLGIHGEPGISEHPMPTASELAELLVSKLLNDKPEDAGGRVVAIVNGLGTVKYDELFLLFGKIEQLLTAAGLTVVEPECGELVTSLDMSGLSLTLLWLDDELERYWAAPADTPAFRKGSMSARAPRAKAEMDDAGTAEVEQPAPAAAELGRQAAAVLAQVRDVVVEHEKELGKLDAIAGDGDHGIGMRRGVEAAAAAAEAASGSSVARILAAAGEAWSERAGGTSGALWGSAVIAAGHALGNKEIYGASDAAAAVNAFAGAITDLGKADAGDKTMVDALLPFRDAFLAELDGGAPVDKALAAAAAAAESAAARTAGLRPLKGRARPLAEKSLGHPDPGAVSFGLIAARISHYIDSQLTVDSDLAAAAGNGVPA
- a CDS encoding sugar phosphate isomerase/epimerase family protein; amino-acid sequence: MSYTAGNWPITAALLQFPSMDASGVHVNEADASLWAEVLTEVKEAGFANADLTDSWVRPGDLGRERLAEFKQTAEEVGIGLPVISAIRRSVIEEGNWEANLAYSHRTIDAAAELGCEVVSFGLHQAITAEQQKQLWFWTVEGYKDPAGDKEAWDHAVSRLRELGRHAAEVGVLLSLEMYEDTYLGSADSSVRLVQDIGLANVGLNPDLGNLIRLHRPIEDWREMVAKTLPYSNYWHMKNYIRDEDVARDMYVTMPAPMESGLINYREAFKLALSVGFQGILCTEHYGGDGLSVTASNQEYLRRHVLPKTDGYALGKSQVAQGRQQPTAVELTSV